The Cylindrospermum stagnale PCC 7417 genome segment TTAAAACCGTCGATTTACCAGTCCCTGAAGGGCCAATAATCCCCAGTGCTTCCCCCCGGTGAATCGTCAAATCCACATGATCTAAAACCTTATTGTTACCAAAGGATTTAGAAATGCCTTTCAGTTCAATCAATGGTTCAGTCATTAGTCATTAGTCATTAGTCATTGGTCATTAGTCATTGGTCATTGGTCATTGGTCATTGGTCATTGGTCATTGGTCATTGGTCATTGGTCATTGGTCATTGGTCATTGGTCATTGGTCATTGGTCATTGGTCATTGGTCATTGGTCATTGGTCATTGGTCATTGGTCATTGGTCATTGGTCATTGGTCATTGGTCAGGGGAAAATAATTAACCAACAGAGGATCAAGAACAAATATGCAAGATAGTGATGTCATTGTCATTGGTAGTGGTATCGGCGGTTTATCTGCTGCCGGGTTACTTGCTCGTTACGGTAAGCGAGTCATTGTGTGTGAAAGTCATACAATTGCTGGAGGTGCTGCTCATAGCTTTAAACGGCGGGGCTTTGAATTTGATTCTGGCCCTTCTTTTTATTGTGGTTTGAACGATGCCCAGAGCTTGAATCCTGTAAAACAAATTCTGGATGTTCTCGGTGAATCCCTCCAAGTTATACCCTATAATCCCTTAGGACACTACCACTTTCCCGAAGGTTCTGTTGCGGTTTATAGCAACCCTGAAGAATACCGACAGGAGGTGCATAAAATCACGCCCCAAGGTGCTAAAGAACTCCAGCGGTTTGAAGAACGCTTGTTAGGTTTGTATGAGGCGATGAAAGGCATTCCCACTATAGCATTGAGGGCTGATTGGCAATTGCTGCCGATATTACTGGGTCGTTACCTGCCGTCTTTAGCAAAAATGTTCTTCAACTTGCCAATCATCCAAGCATCTGTAGGTAGTGTGATGGATGCAACGGTTAAAGATCCTTGGGTACGGCGACTAATTGATCTAGAATGCTTTCTACTTTCTGGCTTAAAGGCAGATGGAACAATTGCTCCAGAGGTAGCTTTTATGTTGGGGGAGCGATCGCGTGTTGGGGTAGAGTATCCTTTGGGAGGCAGTAAAGCGATCGTCAATGCTTTGGTGCGGGGTTTACAACGCTGGGGCGGTGAGTTGCGTCTGGGATGCCACGTTGAACAAATTTTGGTGGAATCTGGAAAAGCCGTTGGCGTCAAATTGCGAACGGGTGAAATTTTCAAAGCGCCTATAATAATTTCCAACGCCACAATTTGGGATACCTACAAACACCTGCTACGTCCTGAAGACTTACCCCCAGCTTACCGCCAAGCGGCTTTAGATACGCCAGCGGTTGAGAGTTTTATGCATTTGCACTTAGGCATCCGCGCCGATGGTTTAGAAAACTTAACCGGACATCATGTGGTGGTTCACGATTCTAGTCAAGACATCACCACACCAGGTAATACTTGCATGATTTCCATTCCCAGTGTGTGGGATGCAACTTTAGCCCCTGAAGGACATCACGTTGTTCATGCTTACACCCTCGAACCTTTCGCTGGCTGGGAACGGAATGATCAATATGAACAGAAGAAAACAGAAAAAGCCCAATCTTTATATCGCGCCCTAGAGAAAATTATCCCCGATATTCGCCAGCGTGTAGAGTTGGAACTTATCGGTACACCCCTAACCCATGCCCATTATCTAAGACGTTATCACGGAACCTATGGTCCTGCTATATCAGCGGGTAAAGGAATGTTTCCCGGTTCACAAACGCCAATCAAAGGTTTGTACCGCGTAGGTGATAGCACAATGCCAGGAATTGGCGTCCCAGCCGCCGCTGCATCTGGTATTTTGCGCGCTAATACTTTGGTAAGTGTATCGCAGATGCTGGAGTTGTTATAGATATCTAGAGTAGTTACGCCAATTTCTTTTGGGTGAGGTAAACAAGGATGGGCATCCTGCCCAACCCACAAGATTTATAATATTAAGATGTGTACTTCATTTACTTGCAAAGTACTGTATTTTTTGTTTCGCGCCAAGAGAGCTATAAAGTAGGTGAGTTAAGGTTTTATGATAATGGAAAGATTGCGGGCATGAAGGAAACAACTGAGCAGATATGCCCAAGAAAATTAGAGAATTGAAAAGTTTATTGTTGCAAGCTGGGTTTGCTTATAAACCTGCCAAGGGAAGTCATAGCAAATGGATACATCCAAAATTCTCAAAAGCTATTATTATTGCAGGTAAAGATGGCAGTGATGCTAAAGCATATTTAGAAAAGCAGGTAACGGAAGCACTGGCAGAACTAAAGAAGATTGAAGCAGATGAACAGGAGAAACCAGAAGAATGAAATATACAATAATTATTCAATGGTCTGAAGAAGATCAATGTTATGTAGTTTCACTGCCTGATTTTACTAACGTAATGCAGCCTTGTACTCATGGAGAAACTTACGAAGAAGCTTTGAAAAACGCTCAGGAAGTGTTAGAAATGCTGATTGAGTCGTGTTTGGAAGATGGTGAACCACTTCCCGAACCGCAAGTTCTAGGAAAGTCTTTAAAAGTGGCGTAATTTTTACATTTATGTAGGTTGGGTTTTACTTTCAAACCCAACATTGATTATTTTTTGGTTGGCTTAAATATAATAGCGCTACCCAATCTACAATAATTATTGGTACAATTACCTTAGCAATGAATTAATAAAATCAATTTCTTGCTGTGCTTCTGGAGTTAACTGTATTGGGTCAAACGTGGATAATAAAAATTGATTAAAATCTTCATCATCTTTTTCAAGAATTACATAATTTTCCCCAGAACCCAACATTTGATTGACTATACTTTTAGAACTAAATATCCTCGCAACTAATCCAGCAATAGCAAAGACAATTTCAGGGCTATGTTCGACACCTGTAATTTTTGTCCAAGCTTCTCTAGCCGTAAGTATTTCTGTATCAATTTTCGCCATGAATGAATTAAGCTTTTCCCGCTTACCGTAACCTAAAGCAATTTTATATGTGCTGATTTCAGGCAGTAAATTTTCTTCCTGTATCAGTCTTTGTTTAGCTGAAAAAGCATCTACCATACTCTTATTCATCACAGCAGGACCGCTTTTAATATCAAAAGCTTCTTTTCCCACAACTACATCAACCCCACCATCATAAATTTCTCGGCAATTCCCAAATGCACTCACTAAAGTTTCAAAAAGGTAGCCATATTTGGTCTCTAAGCTACTATTTAGCTTTCCTCCTACAGCAAATTCTCTAGCTTCAGGGAAACTCAAAAATAATGAGCGAAATAAAAACGGATTACCAGTTGATATAGCTTCTTGAGCCATTTCTAAAGTAGTATTTTCCATTCCAATAATTTTCTCAAGGAATAGTATGGCTATATCAAAATATTGTTGTTTCAGGCTAAATAAACTTGCTATAATATTAAGAATTGCAATATCATTATCACCTGTATCAAATAGTAAATGTTGAATATCTGGAAGAAACACTAGAGGTGTTTTTTGGAGCATTACCCAGTTCTTTAATAAAAATTTTTTAAAAATTAACCCGTTTTGGCTTGATGATATTCCCACCAGCGGTTTATTGTTAATTTTGCCTAGCAAGATAATTATCCTAGTTAGGATTTCTACTTGAATTAACATTTTTTCTAATAAATTAGCATCCCATTTAAGTTGCTGTGTAAAAAATTGAGACATATCTAGGCGTTCTTGGTTAGATACACTTATCAAAGCCTGACTCCAAGATAGAGAATTAACTTTTATATTCTCAAAACTTTGAACAATCGTGGTAATTGTTACTGCTTTTTTAGGTGGAACAAAATAGTTCAATAATTTTCTTATTATAGGCTGTTCTGATAATTGAAGAGCAACTGATTCTATTTTTCGCCTTTGCTCAGACTGTTCAACTGCTGCCAGATAAATACTTCGCTTAACAATTATTTTGTCAATTTCTTCATCTGTAATCATTTGTATGTACTTGCCCTTTTTGTCCACCCAACGAATACTTTTTAGATCATCATCACTGATGTCTAGATATTTTTCCATATCAACGATATTTTCTGCAAGTAATGCTGAACGTTTAACGCCAGCATCTTTAAGTAAAATATTCAGGATTACTTTGTCAGTCATAGATAATATGTTTTGAGATTTTTATTTGCTAATTAAAATAGTGTAAGTTGATATGGTTCCTGTATTCCTGTAACTTCCTCTTTCTTAATAAGCTTATAGATATGTTCACCTATAGCTTTAGCGAGTAACACTGGAACTGCATTACCAATCTGACGATATTTAGAGGCAGTTGAGCCATGAAATACCCAGTTATCAGGAAAAGTCTGAATCTGCAAACATTCTCTAATACTCAGAGGGCGTAACTCTTCTGGATGGCACATATCTGTTGCTTTTTGGTGCGGACTTGTGGTGATAGTCGGCGATGGTTTATCCCAAGATAAACGACGATAAAAACCAACTTTTCCCCCTCCTGATTTATAAGCACCCCCCATCGCTTCTTGCTTTAAATCGTCGGGTAAATATCTCCAGTTTTGACCAGCTTTTAGTAGACGCAAATACTTAAGACGATTTTCTGAGTAAGACAAATACTCTGGTTTAGGATCTTCTAAATTCTCCAATGCATCTTTGATAGTTAGCCATTTAGGTAACCCATTCATTCCATTCTCGCTGTGAGTGGGTAAAGGAAAGGTTAATGATTGACTCTCTCTAGAAGCAATAAATATCACTCGTTTCCTGTTTTGCGGAACTCCATAATCTGCTGCTTCTAATAGTTTGGGAAGAGCAACTTTATATCCCAAACTTTTCATTTCCGAAAGCACAACTTGTAGTGCAGAACCAGACATTTCCTCCGGTTCTAGGGTAGGGAAACCAAACCCACGCTGATCATGAGGTCTGTGGCGAATTGGTGCAGATAACAAACCTCTAACATTCTCCATCACAAAAAAGCGAGGTTGTATGCCTTCAATGATCCTGATAAATTCCATAAATAAGCTACCACGTGGGTCCATAACAGAACCACGCTTTCCTGCGGTGCTGAAAGGTTGGCAAGGTGGCCCCCCTGTTACTAGATCCACTTCCCCCGGTTTTAAAGGTCTACCAAGGTTAAGAACTCGTCCCCCTTCTTCTAGTAATGTTTGGGGTAGAGTAGCGCGAATATCTCTAGGAACTGCACTTTCAGACAGATATGGACGATTAACAGCTATTGTCTTTGTGGCATCAGCGTCTATTTCCACTACACTAACTGTGTGAAACCCTGCCTGTTCCATGCCTAGGTCTAGACCACCAGCACCTGCAAATAAACCAATTGATATAAGCTGATTTTCTATCACAATGATCGTACTTCACTCTTATAGCTGACAAATTGCTTTGAGAACTTGTAGTAATTCAATTGCACGGGGAGATTCCATTAAATTTAATAATGGCATCAGGTGATAAATTGCAACTTCTTTCTGCTGAATATATACAAATTGATAACTTCTGCCATTGGTCACTAAACCCCAAACAAAATTTTGACGCTCCAAACTTTTATAAGCATAAGTTAGTAATTGGGGTAAGCCAGTGAAAACATCAATTTGGCTATTTTTAGATTCAATTAACAATACCCAAAAATAGGCATTAACTTTTGTGGGTTTAGCTTTAGTGACAGCTAAGATATCTAACCTACCTTTAACTATTGTATCTTCATCGGCAATTTCAATATTTTCTATATTTTCTTCTAAAATAATCTCGATAGGATAGCGATAAAAACCAGCTAATCGCATTAATGGAGCAAGGGCGAGAAATTTAACTTGTCCTTCAGAAACTTTGCCGGCTGTGAGGTAACGCCGAAAATCGTCTCGTATTTGTAAAAGTTCTTTCTGTTCAACTTCTGTTAGTGGTTCTAAAGATAATAAAAATTGAGTAAATGTGTCGGCATACTGTTCTTGAAAGCCGAAAAGACGCTGCACATCTTCTAGTGATAGATTTTGGGCATTTAATATTGCCATAATTGGAGTAATTATGTTTACGTTGTTCTTGGACAGGCAAGATGCCTGTCTTACATATATTGTGTATTGATAAGAGAGGGAATTAACACCAAGTTTGAACGACGCGACCTGTTAATTGTTGCCCAAACCAAGATGTATTACTAGAAAGTGTATAAAGATTTTGCCTGTTGACTTGCCAAGTTTGCTGGGGGTCAAATAATGTTAATTCTGCCTTTTGAGCAGGTGCGATCGCATTTACTTTTTGCTGTAAACATTGCGCTGGTCTGCTACTCAATGCCTGCCATAATTCTAGAGGAGTCAATTCCCCAGTTTCTACAAGATGCTGCCATAGTAGGGGTAATGCTAACTCAAAACCAATGGCCCCCGCTGGCGATTCGGCAAATGCCTGCACTTTTTCTTCGTAGGTGTAGCCCCTGTGGTCAATAGCGATCGCATCAATCACCCCCCCACGCACCCCCGCACGTAAGGCAACAACATCGCTGGGATTGCCTAACGGCGGGTCTAAATGCAACGAAGTGTGATAACTTTTAACCGCTTTGGTATCCAATAACAGGTGCAGCCAAGTGGTGCTGGCAGTGACGGGTAAACCTTGAGTTTTTGCGGCTGCTATCAGCTCTACACTGCGAGCTGTGGAGACACGCATAATATGTACTGGTGTGCCTATAGCGGCGACTAATTCCAACAAAGCGGCAACAGCGGTGGTTTCAGTGCTGGCGGGTACGGGGGGTAAACCCAAACGTAACGCCTCGGAACCTTCCCGCATCACTCCATTGGCAGATAATTGGCGATCGCACGGCCAAAATGCTACAGGTTTATTAAAAGGTTGGAGATACTCCAACACTCTTCGCACTAATCCCAAATTTTCCCACGGTTTACCATCAGTAAAACCAACAACTCCCGTTGCTGCTAAATCAGCTAATTCAGTCAATTGCTTACCAGCAACATCCAGAGTCATCGCACCCCATAGATGCATATGAGGGAAAGTTTTCTCCTTCTCTCCCCCTCTCATTTTCTGCAACTGTGCTACAAGACTAGGATTATCGATGGGTGGAGATGTATCCGGTAAAATGCTCACTCTCGTAAAACCACCAGCAGCAGCAGCTTGCAAGAAAGATAACAGGGTTTCTCGTTCTTCAAACCCCGGTTCGCCGGAGTAGCTATACAAATCTACCAACCCAGGGCCGAGAACCAATCCCCGACAATCGCGGACTTGAGTATCAGGACTAATATCAGAAATATTTAAAGCGATTGCTTGAATATAATCATCAGCAATCAGCACATCCGCTAATTGATCAGTTTCCGAAACCGGGTCTATCACCCGTACTTTTTGCAGCAGTTCAGTAGTCATGTGAGCTATCAGCTATTACTTATCAGCACTTCAGCTATTGATGTGAGTAAACTACCCGCCACACTCGCAGAGTACCGCAGTGCGTAGGGGCTTGCATCTGAATTTCACCTCAAGCCCGAAAACCTTTGGAGGATTTCAGCTTTGGTTTCAAAGTCCGACACATTAGGGGGTGCTGACATAATATAATTTATCTTAGTGTACCTGACGTAAATATGCTGGTATTTGAGGCCAAACTTGAGGGAACAAACAAGCAGTATCAGTCGCTGAATGAGGCGATTAGAACTGCTCGTTTTGTTCGCAATGCTTGCCTGAGATACTGGCTGGACAACAAAGGCATTGGGCGATACGACCTGAGTAAATTCTGTGCGGTGCTCGCTGCTAATAAGGAGTTTTCTTGGGTATCCAAGTTGAACTCGTTTGCGTAGCATGCGCGAAGCGCGTTGGCAAGGCAAGCTTCTGCTGAAAGAGCGTGGTCTGCTATTGCTCGGTTTTTTGATAACTTAATTGTGGTGAGATTGTCAAAAAATCTCTCTCGTCCAGAACTCATGTTTGCCCTCACTGTGGGCATACTCAAGACCGCGACCATAATGCAGCACGAAATATCTTAGAAAAAGCACTGAGTACGGTTTCTTCACGTCGGAACTAACGCCTCTGGAGACATCGACCTCTGCCTGGGTGGGGCAACTCCTCCAAGTAAGCCGAGTCGTGGAAAGAGGAAGCCCAAAGAGCGATCTTTGGAATCCCCCGCTTTATCAGGAAAGGACTGATTAGCGGTGGGAGAATGTCAATGTTGACGTTTGAGTTCCCTGGCTGCCTGTGACTAAGTTAACTACAGACAAACTATCTAGACCCCAGTTGTTCAAAGGCATTACGCTGTTTACACCTGGTGGAGATTTGATTTACTGCATCGATCCTAGCAAGCAAGGTCGATGGCATTCGCATTTGTGCAGTGCTTTACAAGAAATCCTCGATTTATCAGAGCCACCTCACTTTTTAGTACCTTGCTATACGGCAACTATTGACCACTGGTTAGATCCGCGCAACCAACAAGTGCGAACATTTGCAGAAGCTTATCCGGCGGTTATTCGCCATCAGGCTGTGCTAAACGCGATTTTTGGCACGGGTGACCTAGTATGGCAAGCAGCGCCCTGGCAGGAGGGATTGTGCGATCGCATGGTGTTGGCAACTTATCGTTCTTCATTCCCGCAACTTTGGGAAGATCACGACTTAATTGTCCGCTTAGACCTTTCTGAACCAGTACCGCAATACCACCAACCAGTAATTACTGCCCAAAAACCGCCACTCATGACTCAAGGCTATGTCCTCCGCTTGTTTGTGGCTGGACATAGCGGGACTACAGAACGCATTCTCCAGAATTTGCATGAACTGCTAGAGCGATCGCTCGGATACCCTTATACCCTAAAAGTTATTGATGTTTTAACACACCCAGAACAAGCAGAAATCGATCAGGTTTCAGCAACTCCTACCCTCGTGAAGATTTGGCCTCACCCGATTCGGCGCATTGTCGGTGGGTTGGATAATGTAGAAAAACTCTTGCAGATGTTAGGTGCGAAAGAATTTTAAATTTTATTCTTTTTGTTTTCTGGTGGGTGCTAAAACTACGAGAAAGTCAAATTGTTCTCGGTCAACTGTGGTGGAACTTGTAGCGCTAATGCTGTAAATTGAACCAATAATCTGTTTAAAAGTTCGGAAGTATTCGTTGTTGCTATATTCTTCTGGTACAAGCCCGTAAGCCCATGAGAGGGAAGACCCCATATTGACATAAAAATAACCGTAGTTGGGATGGGGGAGGGACTTGGTAGCAGTGGTAAAGTTATACGTCGAAGGCAACAATATATAAGGCTGTGGTACTAAGTCGGCAATTGCCCCAAACCCAGTTGTCACAACGATTGTATTTTCATCTACCCAACTATAAGCCAGCAAGCTTTGTGAGGAATCGCCTAGGATATCCCAACTGGTGACAGGCTGACCCTTGATGGTGTGAGTGTTAACCTCTATTCCCCCGCTGGATGAGGAGTTAACAAATTCATTTAACTTTTTCAGGGTAGTATCTGCTGTGGCTCGATTGTTCGTTTGCACAGCCAAGCCTATTCCTAAATTAAAATCGCCCCCTAAGATTTTAAATAGTCCTCCCTTAGTAGGAAATAGGAAGAAACCGTATTCACCTTCCATCCAACTGAGGATGTCTTTGTCTACATCTAAACCACTGTTGGTACGGACGAAATCACGGAATTTTGTCAGCCATTCTTTAAGTTCCGGTTTCGCACTAATTGCTGTAGTCAGGACTTGCCACTGTTGGTTGAGATTGCGACCGGTGAAAGCAGAGTAAGTTGCTGCCGGCATCCGAGTGAGAATTGTCTCGGGCTGGGGGCTAAGAGTTTTAGCTGTAGGTGTTTGCCGATAAGCATGGATTTGAAAGCGCAGTCCTTCGGTTTGCGTTGAAAGCATGGCATTTATGCTGCCATATTCCTTGATTTGTTCTAAATTGATGGCATCGAAACCAACCACAGGAATAGACAAACTTGGATCTTTTGATATTTCCTGTAATAAGGTCAGAAAAGTAGTTGGATTCTCATAAAGTGTAAACAGCGTTTGACTAGCCTGAAGTGACTGGCTGGCCTGCTGATATTGGGGATTTTGGGCTAAAGTTGCGGCGTTTGCTTCTGAAGTATCGATTAACTGCTCAATCGATTTAGCGGTGATGCCGACGGCAATATATCCTGGTAGAGTAGCGATCGCTAAACTGCGTTGTCTTTTTTTCGGCGCTGGCTTCTCTAACTTCGATGCAGAATAAGCTTGAACGTTCGTAGAGCGATTAACTTGAGGCAAAGGTGATGGTAATATCGGCCCAGATTCGGGAAATTTCAGTTCTAAAATGGTGAAACCCTTGTAGTCCCGCTCTTCTGCTTCTGCTGTTTTTTCCTTGAATTTTTCTAAAAACGGCTGTAAGCGTGTCTCATCTTTAATGGGAGCCAGCATGAGAAAGGTAGCGTCGAGGATAGCCGTGGAATCTTCAGTTTTTGGCAAGAATGCCAGCACAACTTCCTCTCCCAACCAAGACTCAATATCTTTGGTATAGTCAAACTTGATATCTGGCGGTAAATACCGCGATACTAGCTCAACAATTGATTGAAAATACTGAAACCGACTCAAGGAACTCCAAGCCTCGGCTTTAGTGTTAATTGATGCTACCACTGGTGTATCGGCTGGTAAGATAGATGCGATAGCTTTTGGTACTGCTTCCT includes the following:
- a CDS encoding type II toxin-antitoxin system HicA family toxin, which produces MPKKIRELKSLLLQAGFAYKPAKGSHSKWIHPKFSKAIIIAGKDGSDAKAYLEKQVTEALAELKKIEADEQEKPEE
- a CDS encoding circadian clock KaiB family protein, whose amino-acid sequence is MTKLTTDKLSRPQLFKGITLFTPGGDLIYCIDPSKQGRWHSHLCSALQEILDLSEPPHFLVPCYTATIDHWLDPRNQQVRTFAEAYPAVIRHQAVLNAIFGTGDLVWQAAPWQEGLCDRMVLATYRSSFPQLWEDHDLIVRLDLSEPVPQYHQPVITAQKPPLMTQGYVLRLFVAGHSGTTERILQNLHELLERSLGYPYTLKVIDVLTHPEQAEIDQVSATPTLVKIWPHPIRRIVGGLDNVEKLLQMLGAKEF
- a CDS encoding DUF3352 domain-containing protein, giving the protein MKYFVKGGATATLIWLLCSTAAQAANFTQTVKHQRYLSQSSSEVDKNLPSATPVPKTLEENREEAVPKAIASILPADTPVVASINTKAEAWSSLSRFQYFQSIVELVSRYLPPDIKFDYTKDIESWLGEEVVLAFLPKTEDSTAILDATFLMLAPIKDETRLQPFLEKFKEKTAEAEERDYKGFTILELKFPESGPILPSPLPQVNRSTNVQAYSASKLEKPAPKKRQRSLAIATLPGYIAVGITAKSIEQLIDTSEANAATLAQNPQYQQASQSLQASQTLFTLYENPTTFLTLLQEISKDPSLSIPVVGFDAINLEQIKEYGSINAMLSTQTEGLRFQIHAYRQTPTAKTLSPQPETILTRMPAATYSAFTGRNLNQQWQVLTTAISAKPELKEWLTKFRDFVRTNSGLDVDKDILSWMEGEYGFFLFPTKGGLFKILGGDFNLGIGLAVQTNNRATADTTLKKLNEFVNSSSSGGIEVNTHTIKGQPVTSWDILGDSSQSLLAYSWVDENTIVVTTGFGAIADLVPQPYILLPSTYNFTTATKSLPHPNYGYFYVNMGSSLSWAYGLVPEEYSNNEYFRTFKQIIGSIYSISATSSTTVDREQFDFLVVLAPTRKQKE
- a CDS encoding phytoene desaturase family protein produces the protein MQDSDVIVIGSGIGGLSAAGLLARYGKRVIVCESHTIAGGAAHSFKRRGFEFDSGPSFYCGLNDAQSLNPVKQILDVLGESLQVIPYNPLGHYHFPEGSVAVYSNPEEYRQEVHKITPQGAKELQRFEERLLGLYEAMKGIPTIALRADWQLLPILLGRYLPSLAKMFFNLPIIQASVGSVMDATVKDPWVRRLIDLECFLLSGLKADGTIAPEVAFMLGERSRVGVEYPLGGSKAIVNALVRGLQRWGGELRLGCHVEQILVESGKAVGVKLRTGEIFKAPIIISNATIWDTYKHLLRPEDLPPAYRQAALDTPAVESFMHLHLGIRADGLENLTGHHVVVHDSSQDITTPGNTCMISIPSVWDATLAPEGHHVVHAYTLEPFAGWERNDQYEQKKTEKAQSLYRALEKIIPDIRQRVELELIGTPLTHAHYLRRYHGTYGPAISAGKGMFPGSQTPIKGLYRVGDSTMPGIGVPAAAASGILRANTLVSVSQMLELL
- a CDS encoding type II toxin-antitoxin system HicB family antitoxin — translated: MKYTIIIQWSEEDQCYVVSLPDFTNVMQPCTHGETYEEALKNAQEVLEMLIESCLEDGEPLPEPQVLGKSLKVA
- a CDS encoding DNA cytosine methyltransferase — translated: MIENQLISIGLFAGAGGLDLGMEQAGFHTVSVVEIDADATKTIAVNRPYLSESAVPRDIRATLPQTLLEEGGRVLNLGRPLKPGEVDLVTGGPPCQPFSTAGKRGSVMDPRGSLFMEFIRIIEGIQPRFFVMENVRGLLSAPIRHRPHDQRGFGFPTLEPEEMSGSALQVVLSEMKSLGYKVALPKLLEAADYGVPQNRKRVIFIASRESQSLTFPLPTHSENGMNGLPKWLTIKDALENLEDPKPEYLSYSENRLKYLRLLKAGQNWRYLPDDLKQEAMGGAYKSGGGKVGFYRRLSWDKPSPTITTSPHQKATDMCHPEELRPLSIRECLQIQTFPDNWVFHGSTASKYRQIGNAVPVLLAKAIGEHIYKLIKKEEVTGIQEPYQLTLF
- a CDS encoding dihydroorotase, whose protein sequence is MTTELLQKVRVIDPVSETDQLADVLIADDYIQAIALNISDISPDTQVRDCRGLVLGPGLVDLYSYSGEPGFEERETLLSFLQAAAAGGFTRVSILPDTSPPIDNPSLVAQLQKMRGGEKEKTFPHMHLWGAMTLDVAGKQLTELADLAATGVVGFTDGKPWENLGLVRRVLEYLQPFNKPVAFWPCDRQLSANGVMREGSEALRLGLPPVPASTETTAVAALLELVAAIGTPVHIMRVSTARSVELIAAAKTQGLPVTASTTWLHLLLDTKAVKSYHTSLHLDPPLGNPSDVVALRAGVRGGVIDAIAIDHRGYTYEEKVQAFAESPAGAIGFELALPLLWQHLVETGELTPLELWQALSSRPAQCLQQKVNAIAPAQKAELTLFDPQQTWQVNRQNLYTLSSNTSWFGQQLTGRVVQTWC